In the genome of Croceimicrobium hydrocarbonivorans, one region contains:
- the mazG gene encoding nucleoside triphosphate pyrophosphohydrolase, with the protein MKHSRQERLEAFGRLLDIMDDLREKCPWDRKQTMESLRHLTIEEVYELGDAILDEDLPEVKKELGDLLLHMVFYAKIGEEKQSFDIADVLNSICEKLIHRHPHIYGDVEANDEETVKANWEKLKLKEGKKSVLEGVPRSLPALVKATRIQDKARGAGFDWEETQQVWAKLREEISELEAEVEAADPEKIEAEFGDVLFSLINISRFIKVDPESALERTNKKFIRRFQYLEEATKAKGLQLDEMSLEEMDRYWEEAKAKGL; encoded by the coding sequence ATGAAACACAGCCGGCAAGAACGCCTGGAGGCCTTTGGTCGATTGCTTGATATTATGGATGATCTGCGGGAAAAATGTCCCTGGGATCGCAAGCAAACGATGGAGAGCCTGCGGCATCTCACCATTGAGGAAGTCTATGAATTAGGCGATGCCATTTTGGATGAGGACCTACCGGAAGTGAAGAAAGAACTGGGTGATCTCCTCCTGCATATGGTCTTTTATGCGAAGATTGGGGAGGAGAAACAGTCCTTTGATATTGCCGATGTTCTCAATAGCATCTGCGAAAAATTGATTCATCGCCATCCTCATATTTATGGTGATGTTGAGGCCAATGACGAAGAAACCGTTAAGGCCAATTGGGAAAAGCTAAAGCTGAAGGAAGGGAAGAAGTCGGTGCTCGAAGGAGTGCCTCGCTCCTTACCTGCCTTAGTGAAGGCCACCCGCATTCAGGATAAAGCTCGTGGGGCTGGATTTGATTGGGAAGAAACCCAGCAGGTATGGGCCAAATTACGAGAAGAGATTTCGGAACTGGAAGCAGAGGTCGAAGCTGCAGATCCTGAAAAGATTGAAGCGGAGTTTGGAGATGTACTCTTTTCGTTGATTAATATTTCCCGTTTCATTAAGGTAGATCCCGAATCTGCTTTGGAGCGCACCAATAAGAAGTTTATTCGTCGCTTCCAGTATTTGGAAGAGGCGACAAAGGCCAAGGGATTACAGCTCGATGAGATGTCTTTGGAAGAGATGGATCGCTATTGGGAAGAAGCCAAAGCCAAGGGCCTCTAA
- a CDS encoding tetratricopeptide repeat protein → MMRKSLFVLGLIATLSACQGGMSDAQERQESIQALESQMRKQEQLDTALASSMIEAYANYIEAYPKDSLAPFYQKKIAEMHRAYPGHELQTIEAYEKLIDTYTYHQEAPKALMSLALYYEEIQERDKALLTYKEFVRKFPSHSLANQARQLMDLLSEEKSDVELVQEWMQKAKQGKQEGDSLTNSVN, encoded by the coding sequence ATGATGAGAAAAAGCCTTTTTGTACTGGGCCTGATCGCTACTTTATCAGCCTGCCAAGGCGGTATGAGTGATGCTCAGGAACGTCAGGAATCTATTCAGGCTTTGGAAAGCCAAATGCGGAAGCAAGAACAGTTGGATACGGCTTTGGCTTCTTCGATGATTGAAGCCTATGCCAATTATATCGAAGCCTATCCCAAAGATTCATTGGCTCCATTTTATCAAAAGAAGATTGCCGAAATGCATCGGGCTTACCCAGGGCATGAGCTGCAAACGATTGAAGCTTACGAGAAATTAATTGATACCTATACCTATCACCAGGAAGCTCCCAAGGCCCTAATGTCATTGGCCTTATATTATGAGGAGATCCAGGAGCGGGATAAAGCATTATTGACCTATAAGGAGTTTGTACGCAAATTCCCCAGTCACAGTCTGGCCAATCAAGCCCGACAATTAATGGATCTGTTGTCCGAAGAAAAAAGCGATGTCGAACTGGTTCAGGAATGGATGCAGAAGGCAAAGCAAGGGAAGCAAGAAGGCGACAGTTTAACTAACTCTGTGAATTAA
- the tpx gene encoding thiol peroxidase: MAQITLGGNPVQTQGELPAVGTMAPDFSLTDTALQDRSLAEFKGQKVVLNIFPSIDTGVCSASARKFNADAAGQDGVVVLNISRDLPFAHKRFCAAEGIEDAIGLSELRNSNFSDNYKVRMLDGGMKDFFSRAVIIVNEEGKIIYTEQVPEIGQAPDYDAALAALN; this comes from the coding sequence ATGGCACAAATCACTCTGGGTGGAAACCCTGTTCAAACTCAAGGCGAACTGCCCGCAGTAGGCACTATGGCTCCCGATTTTAGTTTAACTGATACCGCTTTACAAGATCGCAGCCTGGCTGAATTTAAAGGTCAGAAGGTGGTATTGAATATCTTCCCTAGCATCGATACCGGAGTTTGCTCCGCTTCTGCACGTAAGTTTAATGCAGATGCCGCTGGCCAAGATGGCGTGGTGGTATTAAATATCTCTCGCGACCTTCCATTCGCACACAAGCGTTTTTGTGCAGCAGAAGGAATTGAAGATGCGATTGGTTTAAGCGAATTGCGCAACAGCAATTTCAGCGACAATTACAAAGTTCGTATGCTTGACGGTGGCATGAAGGATTTCTTTTCACGCGCCGTAATCATCGTAAACGAAGAAGGAAAAATCATCTATACCGAGCAAGTTCCAGAAATTGGTCAGGCTCCGGATTATGATGCAGCTCTGGCCGCTTTAAACTAG
- a CDS encoding Ppx/GppA phosphatase family protein, producing the protein MKIHKLAGIDIGSNSVRLLVSNVIESGETIMFKKSSLTRLPIRLGPDAFGEGRIGESNLKRLIAGMSAYRKIMEVHGVEKYRACATSALRESKNGIQVVERIYRESGVNIELISGKEEARMIFSSDMIGDVAEAHETFLYIDVGGGSTELTLFHKGEIRNSRSFKIGTIRLLKDLVKKKRWEEMKEWIQEKTEDFDEVLMVGSGGNINRTFKLAQKRKGETMTLKGLRGIREQILNFDDDQRMIEFDLNPDRTDVLPHALRIYINAMKWAGAEEMIVPKKGLADGIVRFLYREHFQ; encoded by the coding sequence GTGAAAATCCACAAATTAGCCGGAATTGATATTGGTTCGAACTCAGTTCGACTTTTGGTGTCCAACGTTATTGAGTCTGGCGAAACCATAATGTTTAAGAAATCCTCCTTAACGCGTTTACCCATTCGTTTGGGACCAGATGCTTTTGGAGAAGGACGGATCGGCGAAAGCAATTTAAAACGCCTTATCGCGGGGATGTCGGCCTACCGGAAAATTATGGAAGTACATGGAGTGGAGAAATACCGCGCCTGTGCCACCTCCGCTTTACGGGAGTCGAAGAACGGTATTCAGGTAGTAGAGCGCATCTATCGCGAAAGTGGAGTGAATATCGAATTAATCAGCGGCAAAGAAGAGGCCCGCATGATTTTTAGTTCGGATATGATTGGCGATGTGGCGGAAGCCCATGAGACCTTTCTTTATATCGATGTGGGGGGTGGTAGTACCGAGCTCACTCTTTTCCATAAAGGGGAAATCCGCAACAGTCGATCTTTTAAAATAGGAACCATTCGTTTGCTTAAGGACCTGGTGAAGAAAAAGCGCTGGGAGGAAATGAAGGAATGGATTCAAGAGAAAACAGAAGATTTTGATGAGGTGCTGATGGTTGGCTCCGGGGGTAACATCAACCGAACCTTTAAATTAGCTCAAAAGCGAAAGGGGGAAACCATGACCTTAAAAGGTTTGCGGGGGATCCGCGAGCAAATCCTGAATTTTGATGATGATCAGCGGATGATTGAATTTGATTTGAATCCAGATCGTACCGACGTTTTACCTCATGCCTTGCGCATTTATATCAATGCTATGAAATGGGCTGGGGCCGAAGAGATGATCGTACCCAAGAAAGGTTTGGCCGATGGAATCGTACGCTTCTTATACCGCGAGCATTTTCAATAG
- the ppk1 gene encoding polyphosphate kinase 1, with the protein MNFPASKRIIARDISWLAFNERVLQEALDSENNPLIERLRFLGIFSSNMDEFFRVRYASMKRLAQMTDQKQERLGALEPEQVLMEISEKVQVMQARSQEINDQLMQELSEHDIEIVNEKELTAGQQEYVRKFFIEKVSPTVFTLMLGQSQELPELRDKSIYLAIRMYVKQNPDEPRFALIEVPSEQVGRFVSLPRYGKQYVMYLEDVIRYNLEYILFIYNIDRIEAHTVKITRDAELDLDDDVSKSFLEKMTRSVKNRRSGDPVRFVYDKEIAEETLQYLVGEMDLDSYDSLIAGGRYHNKKDLIKFPNIGDKELEFESLPQLAHPDLDMDRSILEVLDTKDVLLFLPYHNFSYIIRTLREAAIDPEVRSIDITLYRMASDSRVISALVNAAKNGKEVTAVIELQARFDEANNIQWTEVLQSEGVNVIFGVQGLKVHSKVILITKEVEGREQLYASVGTGNFNESTSKLYTDYHLLTADKRITKDVARVFDFLRNNYKVKKYRHLLVSPHDTRRGFIKLIEKEIENAKKGLSSGIKMKLNSLSDVKLIDKLYEASAYGVQVQMVIRGICSLVPGQKGMSENIEAISILDRYLEHSRLIIFENGGDPKYFLGSADWMPRNLDYRVEVTTPVYDEKVKRQLRDHFEIIWKDNVKSRWHNAELNNEYRQIRGPKIRSQYAMHDYVKKQLKLGK; encoded by the coding sequence GTGAATTTCCCCGCCTCTAAGCGGATTATAGCCCGCGATATTTCTTGGTTAGCATTTAATGAAAGGGTTCTACAAGAAGCCCTGGACAGTGAGAACAATCCCTTAATTGAACGCCTGCGTTTTTTAGGGATTTTTTCATCTAATATGGACGAGTTCTTCAGGGTGCGCTATGCATCGATGAAGCGCCTGGCCCAGATGACCGACCAAAAGCAAGAACGTTTGGGAGCCCTGGAACCGGAGCAGGTTCTCATGGAGATCTCGGAGAAGGTGCAAGTTATGCAGGCCCGTTCTCAGGAAATTAATGATCAATTGATGCAGGAACTTTCCGAGCATGATATTGAGATCGTTAATGAAAAGGAGCTCACCGCTGGTCAGCAAGAATATGTCCGAAAATTCTTCATCGAAAAGGTAAGTCCTACGGTTTTTACCTTGATGCTGGGGCAAAGTCAGGAATTACCAGAACTTAGGGATAAGTCTATTTACCTGGCCATTCGCATGTATGTGAAACAGAATCCGGATGAGCCTCGCTTTGCCTTAATTGAAGTTCCTTCGGAGCAGGTAGGGCGCTTTGTAAGTCTACCGCGTTACGGCAAGCAATATGTAATGTATTTAGAGGACGTGATTCGCTACAATCTGGAATATATCCTCTTTATCTATAATATCGATCGCATTGAAGCGCATACGGTGAAGATCACCCGTGATGCCGAATTGGATTTGGATGATGATGTTTCGAAAAGCTTTTTAGAGAAAATGACGCGCTCGGTAAAAAACCGTCGTTCGGGAGATCCGGTGCGCTTTGTGTATGATAAAGAAATTGCCGAGGAAACCCTGCAATACCTTGTGGGAGAAATGGACCTCGATAGCTACGATAGCCTGATTGCAGGTGGTCGCTATCACAATAAAAAGGACCTGATTAAATTCCCCAATATTGGTGATAAGGAGCTGGAATTTGAAAGTCTGCCTCAATTGGCGCATCCCGATTTGGATATGGATCGCAGTATTTTGGAGGTTTTGGATACCAAGGATGTATTGCTCTTTTTACCCTATCATAATTTCAGTTATATCATCCGTACCCTAAGAGAAGCGGCCATTGATCCTGAAGTACGTTCCATTGATATAACCTTGTATCGAATGGCTTCGGATTCGAGGGTGATTTCCGCCTTGGTGAATGCGGCTAAAAATGGTAAGGAAGTTACAGCGGTAATTGAGCTTCAGGCGAGATTTGATGAAGCCAATAATATTCAGTGGACCGAAGTTCTCCAGAGTGAAGGGGTAAACGTAATCTTTGGCGTGCAAGGCTTAAAGGTGCACAGCAAGGTTATTTTGATTACCAAAGAAGTAGAGGGCCGCGAGCAATTATATGCTTCGGTGGGAACCGGAAACTTTAATGAAAGCACCTCTAAGCTTTATACGGATTATCATCTCCTTACGGCGGATAAAAGGATCACCAAGGATGTAGCGAGGGTATTCGATTTTCTGCGAAATAATTATAAGGTTAAGAAGTATCGCCACCTTTTGGTTTCGCCTCATGATACCCGTAGAGGCTTTATTAAGCTGATTGAAAAGGAAATCGAAAATGCCAAAAAGGGACTTTCTTCCGGCATTAAGATGAAATTGAACTCCCTCTCAGATGTAAAGCTTATCGACAAGCTTTATGAAGCCAGTGCCTATGGCGTGCAAGTGCAGATGGTGATTCGTGGTATCTGTTCTTTAGTGCCCGGTCAAAAGGGGATGAGCGAGAATATTGAAGCAATCTCTATCTTAGATCGTTATTTAGAGCACAGCAGATTAATCATATTTGAAAACGGCGGTGATCCGAAATACTTCTTAGGATCAGCAGATTGGATGCCTCGAAACCTGGATTATCGGGTGGAGGTTACCACTCCGGTTTACGATGAAAAAGTGAAGCGTCAATTGCGCGATCATTTTGAGATTATCTGGAAGGACAATGTGAAATCGCGCTGGCATAATGCCGAACTCAATAATGAGTATCGACAAATTCGCGGACCTAAGATTCGCTCGCAATATGCCATGCACGACTATGTGAAGAAGCAATTAAAGTTAGGGAAGTGA
- a CDS encoding thioredoxin family protein yields the protein MAVQVVNDSEFKEILANNSKVAVKFYADWCGNCKLFAPKYKRVSNEEEQADTVFVDINAEENPEARKMAGVDNLPFLAVFKDGQLVEGSASSKEDYLRSLLAKL from the coding sequence ATGGCAGTTCAAGTGGTAAACGATAGCGAGTTCAAAGAGATACTCGCCAATAATTCTAAAGTTGCAGTAAAATTTTACGCCGACTGGTGTGGAAACTGCAAGCTCTTCGCTCCTAAATACAAGCGTGTTAGCAATGAGGAAGAGCAAGCCGACACCGTATTTGTAGACATTAACGCCGAAGAAAATCCCGAGGCTCGTAAAATGGCGGGAGTAGATAACCTTCCCTTTTTAGCAGTCTTTAAGGATGGTCAATTGGTAGAAGGTAGTGCCAGCAGTAAAGAAGATTATCTGCGCAGCCTTCTAGCCAAATTATAA
- a CDS encoding DUF5606 family protein yields the protein MKLDDILAIGGKPGLFKLVKATRQGVLVESLLDQKRMPVSQRADVSALSDIAIYTYEEELPLGEVYDRLFEKLEGAKALDVKKASGDELREFMSSFLPDYDEERVYTSHLKKLFSWYNLLHECDLLNRPDDKAAEVPAEESSEESE from the coding sequence ATGAAATTAGATGATATTCTGGCTATCGGCGGAAAGCCCGGCCTGTTCAAATTGGTAAAAGCCACTCGTCAAGGCGTATTGGTAGAATCTTTATTAGATCAAAAACGCATGCCGGTTTCACAGCGTGCCGACGTATCTGCCTTGAGCGATATTGCCATTTATACTTACGAAGAGGAATTGCCTTTAGGTGAAGTTTACGATCGTTTATTCGAGAAACTGGAAGGAGCCAAGGCTTTGGACGTGAAAAAAGCCAGTGGTGATGAACTACGTGAATTCATGTCGAGCTTTTTGCCCGATTACGATGAGGAGCGTGTGTACACCTCTCACCTCAAAAAATTATTTAGCTGGTACAACCTCTTACATGAATGTGATCTTCTGAATCGTCCTGATGACAAGGCCGCGGAAGTTCCAGCAGAAGAGAGCAGCGAAGAAAGCGAATAG
- a CDS encoding SixA phosphatase family protein: MKKLYLVRHAKSSWKEEGITDFDRPLKGRGIRDAHTTAQWLQKQEEAPELMISSPATRAMHTALIFAQELQYPFSDIHIEANLYHGDRDDILQALAKLDNSIHSVFLFGHNPTLTNFVNHCIDHIIDNVPTTGVACLKFESEDWKALGQEAELIFFDYPKRRKKK; the protein is encoded by the coding sequence ATGAAAAAGCTTTATCTCGTTCGTCATGCCAAGTCTTCCTGGAAGGAGGAAGGAATTACGGATTTTGACCGACCCCTTAAAGGTAGGGGCATCAGAGACGCGCATACTACTGCCCAATGGCTGCAAAAACAGGAGGAAGCACCGGAGCTTATGATCTCTAGTCCGGCCACCCGAGCCATGCATACCGCCTTAATCTTTGCTCAGGAATTACAATATCCCTTTAGTGATATTCATATCGAAGCTAATTTATACCACGGTGATCGGGATGATATCCTTCAGGCTTTAGCCAAATTGGATAATAGCATTCATTCTGTCTTTCTCTTTGGTCACAATCCCACGCTCACTAACTTTGTAAACCACTGCATCGATCATATTATCGATAATGTGCCTACCACCGGCGTGGCTTGTCTCAAATTCGAATCTGAAGATTGGAAAGCTTTGGGCCAGGAAGCCGAATTAATATTTTTCGACTATCCCAAAAGACGTAAGAAGAAGTGA